The window TTATCAAACGCTTTTCAACCTGATGGGAGGACACCCTGCCCGCCAGCAGAGCATCATATTCAGCGGCATCGATCTGCATGTCATCAGGATGGGTCAAATCCTCCAGACGAAGCCTGCTCAATGCCATGTTGTCATATCCACAAATATCAAGAAACCGGCTGTTTGCCTTGAGAAAGTCACCGTTCAAAGCACAGTGTATGATACCCACGGCGGCATTCTCAAAAATGGCCCGATACTCCTGAGCCGCAAGCGACATGATGCTGCGGGATTCCGGCACATCAACCAGCCGAAATTCCACTTCGCGCTCAACATCGTCATGCACAACGGCATTTCGAAGAGTATAGGCATAGGATCTGGCATTTTGTTGAAGCAGCTCAAGCAGATCTGCATCTGCCACCGGCTCCGGCAAGGAGAGCACCACCGCCCCGATACGACTGCCAGCACAATCGAGAGGAATAAACAGTATCGCCCGGCTACCGGAACACACCCCTCCCTCGACCTGCAGATCTGCGATTTCAGCTTCACCCAGACAAAGAACGGCATCCTGTTCACGTAACGCATGCGCCACCCGGACAGCACGCTCAGTGCACCGCATGTCGGGACACAAAGCGCCATACGCCCCAATCTGGACACATCTACCCTTCTCGACACTGCGGCTGCACAAAAACACTACCCCATAGTCAGCCTTGAAGTATTCGCCAAGAATACGAGCCAAATACGTCCCGCACTGCTCTGTCGCCTTAGGCAACGACAACAGGCTGACAAGGTTTTCCGCCAACCCCGTCAACCTGCCATGCCAATCTGAATAGCTGATTCCTACCATGCCCGTCTCCCGCCTCCCCCGGATGCATAGTTTTCCTGCTAAAGAACATATCTCCCATCTCTCAATGTAGCGACAGGACAAAGGCAAGGGCATGATAAAAAGCAACAGGACTGTACCACCAAAAACAGACTGCTGAAGACAATCAAGAAAGACTTGACGCTCATGGGCCATAGCGATATAAGGCCCTTCTCAATTTGCCAGTATAGCTCAGTCGGCAGAGCAACTGATTCGTAATCAGTAGGTCGTCAGTTCGATTCTGACTACTGGCTCCAGAGAAATTAAGGCCTGACAAGGATTTACACCTAGTCAGGCCTTTTCTTGTACTGTTCAATACTAGTCAGAATCGGGCATTTTTTTACGCACAATGCGTAAAATTTGCGTAAAGTTTGCGTAAAGTTTTTTGCGCCAAATTTTGCCATTTTCCGGCCCTCTGCCGCCGCCCATCCCCCCCTTGCGCAATGCGGCCTTTACGCAATTCCTGCTCCCCCTCCTGCCCCTCATAGCTTTACGCATATTGCGTGAAGCGGGGACGGAAAAAACATATCCGTTCCGCTATCCATCAGGGCTCCGGCCCCACGACTCCATCTTACCCACTCCCGAGATTTGGCACTTTTTTGCAATCTCTTGCACAGTGTGCAAAAGGCCATCCTCCTGTTCAGCCCGCACCGCGCCTGCTTTAAGCCCCTGTTGCACGCGCATTTTTGTTGCACAAAATCGCCCCAAAAACTCCGAAGGCGTGGGGCGGAGGAGTTCGATTTTTTCCGGCGGCGGCGTTTTTTCTGGATATGTGGAACCGGGCTTGATAGTAGAAAGCAATCCATACCGGTTTTACTTTTCGCACAGAACTGCAGGGGGTTAGAATGGAAAAATGGTCACGCAGAGAAGTAGAGCTAGCAGCAGAATCCTACTTCTCCATGCTTAAACTTGAACTATCAGGAATTTCCTATAACAAAACCAAATTCAGAAACAAACTATCAGAACTTCTACCAAATAGAAGCGATGGATCTATTGAATGGAAACATCAAAACATCAGCGCTGCTTTGGCAAATAACAATTTCCCGCACATTTTCGGATACAAACCACATTTCAATTACCAAAAGATACTTGACTCTATTATTCCAGACATGGCTTTAAAACGCGACATACCTCAATACCCAATATCTAGCAAAACTTGGGAAATATTATCTACAAGCGAGATATTAAAAACAGTCGACCAATCATGCATAAAGCACAAAATGACCCGCATACCTAAGAATGTTCGATTCTATTTTGGAGCAGATCCAAAAGCAAAAATGCGGGATATTCTTCTTGAATTTTATGGCCAAGAATATCAAGTGACACTTAGAACAGACCCAACAAAGACACGTTCGTCTTTAGTTTGGCGCACCGATCTTTCCAAGATGATCAAGAAACATTGCGCGCTCCTGCCACCAAACACCTCTAAAATGCTCCTGTTTACAAAAACAGAACGCCAAGATTCATACAATCTATCGATTGTTACAGAAAATAACGATGAAAACTTCCACTTACGTGACGAAGAATTCCACCCCAGACCTCGGATGGAAGGAACGCTAACAAATCGTAGCTCCATCGTGCGCAAGCGCAGTCAGGCCAACAGGCTGGCGGCCATCAAGCATCACGGACTAAATTGTGTGGTTTGCGGGTTTAACTTTGAGAAGTTCTATGGCCCGCTGGGACAAGGATTCATTGAGATTCATCATGTGAATCCGTTGCACGAAGAGGATGGGGAGAGGGAAGTGGATCCAGTGCAGGATTTAGTGCCGGTCTGTTCGAACTGCCATCGGATGTTGCACAAGTCATCTAAAAGCATACACACCATTCAAACTCTAATAGAAGCAGCAAACGACTATGCTTAACACAATATTTACACTGCTATCAATAATAGTTTCCATCATAATTATAGATATATATGCATCAAAAAAAGATCCTAAATACACCAATATAAAAGAAATGTTATATGCAGCTTTCCTTTTAGTGATATCAACAACTAGATTATCGTACTATTTCCAAAAAAAAATTCTTAAAAATCATCCTCTAAAACTAAAATCTCACATATTATCAAGAAATAATATTGATGTACTATTTTCAGTAACGTTGTTTATATCATATATTATATACAAAAAGGAACACAACATAATTGCATCGTCAGCAATACTATATATTTGTACATTAATATATATATTATTATTCAACAAGTCAAACAAAGCACTATCTCCAGCAATATATCTTCCGATAGCTCACACAGCAGTATACATAAGCACAATTTTTACGAATACACACATACTATTAATAATATACCTCATACACAGATTTAATGAAATAGTAATCGCATTTACGGATGATATAAACGATAAACTTTGCAGCAAGACATCATCATCTCAAATAACTGCACATGAGAGAATAACACTTGCAGCAAAATCATATATTGAAATGATATTTATATTCTCTATACTATACTCATCAATGGAAGGCGATATTACTATAAGCTACATAAAACCAATCATGACAAGCCTTGACAACCAATTAACATTCTCAATCGACACCCTACAACCAATTAAAGAAGAATACGGAACAATAAATATATTAAAATCAAAACTAAATTGCATTCCAGACATTTACCAAGACATCACAACACTTTGCCTAATAATATCGCAAAGAATAATGACACTAACCCTGCTCGTCACCACCTTCACAGTATACAACAACAGAGCTTTTTACGAACTTTCCCAAAAAGCACCCCGAGAAGATTGCAAAAACTGCATGCCTTACAACACCGCCAAGCGGCAATGCGCCCAAAACCCAGACAACATTTGCCCATTCAAATAGCACCACCCAAAAGCCCCGCCATCCGGCGGGGCCTCCTTTTGCACCACTCACACGACCTATTGCACTTCAAGAGTATTACAGCTCTCCATCAGCTCCTCCACGTCATCAGGAAGATCCGGGTAGAAGTTGAAGCCTGTGCGCCGTTCAATCTCATCCACGGTAACCAGGTACTGACTCATAGGATTTGATTCTGTGGCATTCTGCTCAAAGATATACCCTGCAACCCGCATAGGCGGCTGACCAGGCCTAGCGTCCAGATCCTCAACTCCTATGATCTTCCAGTAGCCGGAAGGTATCTGGTGGTCTTTTTTCGCATTCGGCAATTTAGGCATCTCGCGTTCATACAAAGTGCCAGTAATCACATAAACAGGTTCTCGCTCTGCCAGCGATCGCACATCATGTTCAAGCTTGGCCCACGGCCCACGATTCAGCTTCATCCTCTGAGGCGTTATGTTCGAAAGGTAGTTTGTCAGCCACCAATACGGCGTCCCCTTAAATGATGCCAAAGGCGCCTGATGCCCCCGATCCATCTTCAGGGCATTAAACGCCCCATCATAATCACTCGGAGAAAGCGTTTCTTCCTTGGGCAGGTCAGGATCTCGCTTCCAATTTCGATCCCTTTCACTTGCCCCCGTCACACTGTTCACATCCAGCTTGTACCCTACCCAGTCCGCAAACTTGGTATACGGGTTATTGCTCAGAACATAGATAACCCTGCGAACAATCAGATTTTGGGAAGAAGTACCCTCTGGCAACCCGAACTGAACCTGCTCATACGGATCCACCCTATACACCACACCATCTTGCGCATAGGCCGCTGACACAAGCACCGCCAGAGCGCACACAAACGCAACAGTCAACTTACGCATATCGCCTCCCAGTTTGGCGAAAATATGCGTCGCTGCCACATTTATAGACATGATAAATAATATAGAAAGCCCCGCCATTACAGCGGGGCTTCTCCATTCCTACACTACCTACACCATCCCTACACCATCCCTACACCATCCCTCACCCCACCCCTCACTCCCGCACATGCAGGTGCGCATCATCAAGGCGTGCGGCGCAGTCTTCTATGCGTTCGCCAACCAGCCGCAGCAGGCCGAGCAGCTCGCTCGGGCCGTCCTGCAGGGCATCGCAGATAAAGCGCATGCCGCCGGCCAGTTCGTAGAGTTGGAGAACAACATCGGAGTTGTTGTTGAGATTACGGGTCATGATGGGCCTCCGTTTGATTTGAGATTTGAGAGAAAGCCAAAAAAAGAGCGACCAAGTGCTCTCAGGTTCAAACGGAACCCCCGGGCCTCACGGCTACCGGACACTTGGCCGCTATATTTACCACATGATGACGGTCATGCGGCAAAAGCAGTCAAATTGGGATGCACCTATCCCTAGGATACAGGGAAAAGCGCATAAAAAAGCCCCGACTAAAGCGCACGGATGCGCGGGACTCGGGGGAGTCCGTTTGATTTGAGGAGGTCAGGATTACAGAGAGGGGTGGTGGGTGTCAAGAGGTGGCGGAATAAAGCCCACCTAAGGACAGCAAGACCGAGGACTAGTAAAAAACCACCGCTATTGATGTGCACAATCTTTACAAAAACTAATTTTCGATGTCAAAAGGCATCACTCGCACACCAACCGTAGCCATCCGACATAAGGGATATCAGACCATGACCAACGGAGATCTCAAAACAACAACTCTGAATTGGGCTCAACATCCAATTTGGGACACCATATCCTCTGCCACCGAATTACCTGTTTTCAAAAATAAAACAGATTTAGAGAATACAGTAAACGCGCGCATCAAAATAACACTCAAAATACTAGAGTTTATAGCATCAACAACAGAAAAAAATGACAATACACTTATCGCCATAAACAAACTTGAATGTATGATAACGTCAGGCACCATAATCAGGATAATATCCTTAATTAATTCATCTCTTGAATTGAACAAACTCAACTATGACAAGTATGTAACTTCCATTCTTCACAGATGTGCAATTGAGAGCATTACGAGACTCCAATGGATTTTCACCCATACAGATAAAAATAGCTTCGATATATATATTGAAGATGGTCTGAATAATATCGAAAAAAGATTTGAGTACTCAAAAAAAAATTTCTATCCAGACACACAAGAATGCGATGAATACTCAAGAACCATGAACAAGGCCATTGATGTCATATATAATTCTTCAGGAAAAAAAAGAAATCCAGTTATT is drawn from Desulfovibrio mangrovi and contains these coding sequences:
- a CDS encoding HNH endonuclease, which translates into the protein MEKWSRREVELAAESYFSMLKLELSGISYNKTKFRNKLSELLPNRSDGSIEWKHQNISAALANNNFPHIFGYKPHFNYQKILDSIIPDMALKRDIPQYPISSKTWEILSTSEILKTVDQSCIKHKMTRIPKNVRFYFGADPKAKMRDILLEFYGQEYQVTLRTDPTKTRSSLVWRTDLSKMIKKHCALLPPNTSKMLLFTKTERQDSYNLSIVTENNDENFHLRDEEFHPRPRMEGTLTNRSSIVRKRSQANRLAAIKHHGLNCVVCGFNFEKFYGPLGQGFIEIHHVNPLHEEDGEREVDPVQDLVPVCSNCHRMLHKSSKSIHTIQTLIEAANDYA
- a CDS encoding DUF5677 domain-containing protein, which gives rise to MTNGDLKTTTLNWAQHPIWDTISSATELPVFKNKTDLENTVNARIKITLKILEFIASTTEKNDNTLIAINKLECMITSGTIIRIISLINSSLELNKLNYDKYVTSILHRCAIESITRLQWIFTHTDKNSFDIYIEDGLNNIEKRFEYSKKNFYPDTQECDEYSRTMNKAIDVIYNSSGKKRNPVIKNRKMPKYNKILDEIGNSNSYILYQMFPSSSIHGSYDELLVTRYDKKEYEQPSNDTFTTYNILITDEVIRLIELFIEHILSDKTAHKLLSSNLDKFRQASRALITQLSHFHHAPPPYPLTPSNLFLSAPTAAACPCTTAL
- a CDS encoding DNA/RNA non-specific endonuclease, giving the protein MRKLTVAFVCALAVLVSAAYAQDGVVYRVDPYEQVQFGLPEGTSSQNLIVRRVIYVLSNNPYTKFADWVGYKLDVNSVTGASERDRNWKRDPDLPKEETLSPSDYDGAFNALKMDRGHQAPLASFKGTPYWWLTNYLSNITPQRMKLNRGPWAKLEHDVRSLAEREPVYVITGTLYEREMPKLPNAKKDHQIPSGYWKIIGVEDLDARPGQPPMRVAGYIFEQNATESNPMSQYLVTVDEIERRTGFNFYPDLPDDVEELMESCNTLEVQ